In Limanda limanda chromosome 21, fLimLim1.1, whole genome shotgun sequence, a genomic segment contains:
- the polr3e gene encoding DNA-directed RNA polymerase III subunit RPC5, translating to MASGDDDDPIIEEIDVYLAKSLADKLYLFQYPVRPSTMTYDDVNHLMAKIKPKQQRVELEMAINASSPNYCRSKGEQIALNVDGTTFDETNTYSVKMMDKQTFSSIQATTNTSRYAAAVFRKGELHITPLTGILQMRPSFSYLDKADNKTREREAANEGGDSSQDEAEEDVKAVTVRFARPESEQARQRRIQSYEFLQKKQAEEPWVHLHYHGVKDSRSEHERQYLFCQSVDASENSELVKTPKEYLAMLMPPLAEEKVVKVVGPSNVLSMAQLRTLPLGDQVKTLMKNVKIMPFANLMGLLASGTDSTAVLRCIQQVALLVQGNWVVKSDVLYPKNTCSPHSSVLAEVLCRGRDFVMWRFTLERSVMRKEIASTIKLPPEDVKEFLEHVSIPRINRGWEFLLPTDAEFIKKHPDVAHRQQMLWLGIQSKLEKVFNFSKEDFMPKNSPQPEPVHVSGEERLKMAQERAHENVSSLQKELDTKRAGSSVHIKQEPVSDRDDEPMDTTCPPSSSITNGSVNGYPSTTSPNFDHTNGTTPSPELQDFVTKTFRKHFVLTLNELKRLFNLHLASMPAGWSVFQSVSDHVLQDAMLLCRCKQIMVPFPAQTTAAADEQKVFGLWETGEDFDKHRRLLYELFTKNYRIRRNMIQARLALDFEDVPKADVDRVLKECCISHAGMWYLKGTIQS from the exons ATGGCGAGCGGGGATGATGACGACCCCATTATAGAAGAG ATTGATGTGTACCTCGCCAAAAGCCTTGCAGACAAGCTGTATCTTTTCCAG TACCCTGTCCGACCATCCACCATGACCTATGACGATGTCAACCACCTGATGGCTAAGATCAAACCCAAGCAGCAAAGG GTGGAGTTGGAAATGGCCATCAATGCATCAAGTCCCAACTATTGTCGCAGCAAGGGAGAACAAATAGCTCTGAACGTGGATGGCACAACCTTCGACGAAACCAACACGTATTCAGT GAAGATGATGGACAAACAGACCTTCTCGTCCATCCAAGCCACCACCAACACCTCCCGATACGCTGCAGCCGTGTTTCGCAAAG GTGAGCTTCACATCACACCTCTGACAGGAATCCTCCAGATGAGACCCAGCTTCTCTTACCTGGACAAGGCTGATAACAAAACCAGGGAGAGGGAAGCAGCCAATGAAG GTGGAGACTCCTCACAGGATGAAGCCGAGGAAGATGTCAAGGCCGTCACA GTGAGGTTTGCTCGCCCTGAGTCAGAGCAGGCTCGGCAGAGGAGGATCCAGTCCTACGAGTTCCTTCAGAAGAAGCAGGCGGAGGAGCCCTGGGTTCACCTGCACTACCATGGTGTCAAG GATAGTCGGTCAGAGCATGAAAGGCAGTACCTCTTCTGTCAGTCAGTGGACGCCTCTGAGAACTCAGAACTGGTCAAAACTCCCAA gGAGTACCTGGCCATGCTGATGCCTCCTCTCGCTGAGGAAAAAGT tgtgaaaGTGGTTGGTCCCAGTAATGTGCTCTCCATGGCTCAGCTGCGTACTCTGCCGCTGGGAGACCAGGTCAAGACCTTGATGAAGAATG TCAAGATAATGCCGTTTGCTAACCTCATGGGCCTCCTCGCCTCTGGCACAGACTCAACCGCGGTGTTGCGCTGCATCCAACAGGTGGCGCTGCTGGTTCAGGGGAACTGGGTTGTTAAGAG tGATGTTCTGTATCCTAAAAACACGTGCAGTCCTCACAGCAGCGTCCTTGCTGAGGTGCTCTGTCGGGGCAGAGACTTTGTG ATGTGGAGGTTCACTCTGGAGCGCTCTGTGATGAGGAAGGAAATTGCATCCACCATCAAA CTTCCTCCGGAGGATGTGAAGGAGTTCCTGGAGCATGTGTCAATACCTCGGATCAACCGGGGCTGGGAGTTCCTGCTGCCTACCGACGCCGAGTTCATTAAGAAACATCCAGATGTGGCCCACAGGCAACAAATGCTGTGGCTTGGCATCCAGAGCAA attgGAAAAGGTCTTTAACTTCTCTAAAGAAGACTTCATGCCAAAGAATTCTCCTCAGCCAG AGCCTGTTCATGTCAGTGGTGAGGAGCGGCTGAAGATGGCACAGGAGCGAGCGCATGAAAACGTTTCGTCTCTGCAGAAGGAACTGGACACCAAACGGGCAGGAAGCTCCGTCCACATCAAACAGGAACCTGTCAGCGACAGGGACGACGAGCCCATGGACACCACCTGCCCGCCCTCCTCTTCCATCACCAACGGTTCTGTAAATGGTTACCCCAGCACCACCTCCCCCAACTTCGATCACACTAACGGCACCACGCCGTCCCCAGAGCTGCAGGACTTTGTGACAAAGACTTTCAGGAAGCATTTTGTACTGACGCTGAACGAGCTAAAGCGGCTGTTTAACCTCCACCTGGCTTCCATGCCCGCGGGATGGAGTGTCTTCCAATCCGTCTCGGACCACGTGCTGCAGGACGCCATGCTGCTCTGCCGCTGCAAACAGATAATGGTGCCT TTTCCTGCTCagaccacagcagcagccgatGAACAGAAGGTGTTTGGTTTGTGGGAAACTGGTGAAGACTTTGACAAG cACCGCCGGCTGCTGTACGAACTGTTCACGAAGAATTACCGCATCAGGAGGAACATGATACAAGCGCGACTGGCACTTGACTTTGAAGACGTACCCAAGGCGGACGTCGACCGGGTGCTCAAG GAGTGCTGCATCAGCCACGCAGGGATGTGGTACCTCAAGGGAACGATTCAGTCTTGA
- the eef2k gene encoding eukaryotic elongation factor 2 kinase isoform X1 translates to MEDDDLMFTMEEEGSAKRPPVQRGAPSQRTSSLDDPNASDDDDDQIISPILDDSAVEICHYLKNLVYTRQLSNSLPKNSFMYKNETETVAEPRSYKVLSQSARDAWKHAIEKAKAMPDPWAQFHLEEIETEPCIRYRYNAITGEWAQDQIHIKMATQPFGKGAMRECFRTKKLSNFSHSSNWKSASNYVAKSYMESVERKVYFEDVKLQMEAKLWGEEYNRHRPPKQVDIMQMCAVEMTDRPGKPLFHLEHYIEGNYIKYNSNSGFVRDDNIRLTPQAFSHFSFERSGHQLIVVDIQGVGDLYTDPQIHTEKGTDFGDGNLGVRGMALFFHSHLCNKICKSMGLMPFDLSPAEKSQLDCTNKLLRSAQTVLRGCEEPCGSPRVRTMSGSQWMSRLSETSSADDNMSDVDSVPCSPLILSSPLAASGTMGKSPVGLCFTGMNEHDRFGNNNTGEHKELDSGSDSGFPSERRSEGDSSDHVDGAHHRYNRHYSESDEDSVRRLTDEKWSFYHSSRSHVHRPSCVSTEVERLSTLLQKTTGQSILGKVHLGMVRYHEAGRFCEKDEQWDQDSAMFHLDRAAQCGELEAIIALGLCYLQLPHHILPDMELEDSAGNRMKGFKYLLLAAEAGDRSAMIIVAKAFDSGVNLSADRKQDWGEAIRWYDSALNMTDCDEGGEFDGTQDEPRHLMLARAGDMFQEGGHNLTADPQRAGDLFTEAAEAAMAAMKGRLANQYYMKAEEAWALIEEE, encoded by the exons ATGGAGGACGACGACCTGATGTtcaccatggaggaggagggcagcgCCAAGAGACCCCCAGTCCAACGAGGGGCCCCCAGCCAGCGGACATCCTCCCTGGACGACCCCAACGCCagcgacgacgacgacgaccaGATCATCAGCCCCATCTTGGACGACTCCGCCGTGGAAATCTGTCACTACTTGAAGAACCTGGTGTACACCCGGCAGCTGTCGAACTCTCTTCCTAAGAACAGCTTCATGTACAAG aatgaaacagaaacagtggCAGAACCTCGCTCGTACAAGGTTTTGTCTCAGAGCGCACGG GATGCATGGAAACATGCAATTGAAAAGGCCAAAGCCATGCCCGACCCCTGGGCTCAGTTTCATCTGGAGGAAATTGAGACAGAGCCCTGCATTCGTTACAG GTACAATGCCATCACAGGGGAGTGGGCTCAGGACCAGATCCACATCAAGATGGCTACTCAG CCGTTTGGGAAAGGGGCGATGAGGGAGTGCTTCAGAAC GAAAAAGTTGTCTAATTTCTCGCATAGCAGCAACTGGAAGTCTGCATCAAACTACGTGGCCAAGAGTTACATGGAGTCGGTGGAAAGAAAGGTTTACTTTGAGGATGTCAAGCTGCAGATGGAGGCCAAACTCTGGGGGGAGGAGTACAACCGACACCGACCTCCCAAACAG GTGGACATCATGCAGATGTGTGCGGTGGAGATGACGGACAGACCAGGCAAACCTCTCTTCCACCTGGAACACTACATTGAGGGCAATTACATCAAATACAACTCCAACTCAGGCTTCGTGAGGGACGACAACATCAGACTCACCCCTCAG GCTTTTAGTCACTTTAGCTTCGAGCGGTCGGGACACCAGCTGATCGTGGTGGACATCCAGGGGGTCGGGGATCTCTACACTGACCCTCAGATTCACACCGAGAAGGGGACTGACTTCGGAGATGGAAATCTAG GTGTGCGAGGCATGGCGCTGTTCTTCCACTCTCACCTGTGTAACAAGATCTGCAAGAGCATGGGCCTGATGCCCTTTGACCTCTCACCTGCGGAGAAATCCCAGCTGGACTGCACCAACAAACTGCTC CGGTCGGCCCAGACGGTGCTGAGAGGTTGTGAGGAGCCGTGCGGTTCCCCTCGAGTTCGCACCATGTCAGGATCTCAGTGGATGTCCCGCCTCTCTGAGACGTCATCTGCAGACGACAACATGAGTGACGTGGACTCAGTCCCCTGCTcgcctctcatcctctcatctccGCTAGCTGCATCTGGAACAATGGGCAAGTCGCCTGTTG GTTTATGTTTTACTGGAATGAATGAACATGACAGATTTGGTAACAACAACACAGGAGAACATAAG GAATTAGATAGCGGCAGTGACAGCGGATTCCCcagcgagaggaggagtgaAGGCGATTCGAGTGACCACGTAGACGGG GCTCATCATCGATACAACAGACATTATTCCGAGTCAGACGAGGACAGTGTCAGACGG CTGACGGACGAGAAGTGGAGCTTCTACCATTCGTCTCGTTCTCACGTCCACCGACCGTCATGTGTTTCCACTGAGGTGGAGCGACTCAGCACTCTGCTGCAGAAAACGACCGGCCAGTCAATTCTTGGAAAG GTCCACCTGGGCATGGTGAGGTACCACGAAGCCGGTCGCTTCTGTGAGAAGGACGAGCAGTGGGATCAGGACTCGGCCATGTTCCACCTGGACAGAGCCGCCCAGTGTGGAGAGCTGGAGGCCATCATTGCCCTGGGCCTGTGCTATCTGCAGCTGCCTCATCACATACTGCCAGACATGGAGCTGGAG GATAGCGCAGGAAACAGGATGAAAGGTTTCAAGTATCTCCTGCTGGCGGCTGAGGCTGGTGACAGATCCGCAATGATTATTGTGGCCAAAGCCTTTGATTCAGGAGTCAATCTGTCTGCTGACAG AAAGCAGGATTGGGGAGAAGCGATTCGCTGGTATGACAGTGCATTGAACATGACGGACTGTGACGAGGGGGGAGAGTTTGATGGGACACAGGATGAGCCTCGCCACCTGATGCTTGCCAGAGCAGGAGATATGTTCCAAGAGGGAGGCCACAACCTCACCGCTGACCCACAGAGAGCAG GTGATCTGTTtacagaagcagcagaagctGCCATGGCCGCCATGAAAGGCAGGTTGGCGAACCAGTATTACATGAAAGCTGAAGAGGCCTGGGCGCTGATAGAGGAGGAGTAA
- the eef2k gene encoding eukaryotic elongation factor 2 kinase isoform X2 — translation MEDDDLMFTMEEEGSAKRPPVQRGAPSQRTSSLDDPNASDDDDDQIISPILDDSAVEICHYLKNLVYTRQLSNSLPKNSFMYKNETETVAEPRSYKVLSQSARDAWKHAIEKAKAMPDPWAQFHLEEIETEPCIRYRYNAITGEWAQDQIHIKMATQPFGKGAMRECFRTKKLSNFSHSSNWKSASNYVAKSYMESVERKVYFEDVKLQMEAKLWGEEYNRHRPPKQVDIMQMCAVEMTDRPGKPLFHLEHYIEGNYIKYNSNSGFVRDDNIRLTPQAFSHFSFERSGHQLIVVDIQGVGDLYTDPQIHTEKGTDFGDGNLGVRGMALFFHSHLCNKICKSMGLMPFDLSPAEKSQLDCTNKLLRSAQTVLRGCEEPCGSPRVRTMSGSQWMSRLSETSSADDNMSDVDSVPCSPLILSSPLAASGTMGLCFTGMNEHDRFGNNNTGEHKELDSGSDSGFPSERRSEGDSSDHVDGAHHRYNRHYSESDEDSVRRLTDEKWSFYHSSRSHVHRPSCVSTEVERLSTLLQKTTGQSILGKVHLGMVRYHEAGRFCEKDEQWDQDSAMFHLDRAAQCGELEAIIALGLCYLQLPHHILPDMELEDSAGNRMKGFKYLLLAAEAGDRSAMIIVAKAFDSGVNLSADRKQDWGEAIRWYDSALNMTDCDEGGEFDGTQDEPRHLMLARAGDMFQEGGHNLTADPQRAGDLFTEAAEAAMAAMKGRLANQYYMKAEEAWALIEEE, via the exons ATGGAGGACGACGACCTGATGTtcaccatggaggaggagggcagcgCCAAGAGACCCCCAGTCCAACGAGGGGCCCCCAGCCAGCGGACATCCTCCCTGGACGACCCCAACGCCagcgacgacgacgacgaccaGATCATCAGCCCCATCTTGGACGACTCCGCCGTGGAAATCTGTCACTACTTGAAGAACCTGGTGTACACCCGGCAGCTGTCGAACTCTCTTCCTAAGAACAGCTTCATGTACAAG aatgaaacagaaacagtggCAGAACCTCGCTCGTACAAGGTTTTGTCTCAGAGCGCACGG GATGCATGGAAACATGCAATTGAAAAGGCCAAAGCCATGCCCGACCCCTGGGCTCAGTTTCATCTGGAGGAAATTGAGACAGAGCCCTGCATTCGTTACAG GTACAATGCCATCACAGGGGAGTGGGCTCAGGACCAGATCCACATCAAGATGGCTACTCAG CCGTTTGGGAAAGGGGCGATGAGGGAGTGCTTCAGAAC GAAAAAGTTGTCTAATTTCTCGCATAGCAGCAACTGGAAGTCTGCATCAAACTACGTGGCCAAGAGTTACATGGAGTCGGTGGAAAGAAAGGTTTACTTTGAGGATGTCAAGCTGCAGATGGAGGCCAAACTCTGGGGGGAGGAGTACAACCGACACCGACCTCCCAAACAG GTGGACATCATGCAGATGTGTGCGGTGGAGATGACGGACAGACCAGGCAAACCTCTCTTCCACCTGGAACACTACATTGAGGGCAATTACATCAAATACAACTCCAACTCAGGCTTCGTGAGGGACGACAACATCAGACTCACCCCTCAG GCTTTTAGTCACTTTAGCTTCGAGCGGTCGGGACACCAGCTGATCGTGGTGGACATCCAGGGGGTCGGGGATCTCTACACTGACCCTCAGATTCACACCGAGAAGGGGACTGACTTCGGAGATGGAAATCTAG GTGTGCGAGGCATGGCGCTGTTCTTCCACTCTCACCTGTGTAACAAGATCTGCAAGAGCATGGGCCTGATGCCCTTTGACCTCTCACCTGCGGAGAAATCCCAGCTGGACTGCACCAACAAACTGCTC CGGTCGGCCCAGACGGTGCTGAGAGGTTGTGAGGAGCCGTGCGGTTCCCCTCGAGTTCGCACCATGTCAGGATCTCAGTGGATGTCCCGCCTCTCTGAGACGTCATCTGCAGACGACAACATGAGTGACGTGGACTCAGTCCCCTGCTcgcctctcatcctctcatctccGCTAGCTGCATCTGGAACAATGG GTTTATGTTTTACTGGAATGAATGAACATGACAGATTTGGTAACAACAACACAGGAGAACATAAG GAATTAGATAGCGGCAGTGACAGCGGATTCCCcagcgagaggaggagtgaAGGCGATTCGAGTGACCACGTAGACGGG GCTCATCATCGATACAACAGACATTATTCCGAGTCAGACGAGGACAGTGTCAGACGG CTGACGGACGAGAAGTGGAGCTTCTACCATTCGTCTCGTTCTCACGTCCACCGACCGTCATGTGTTTCCACTGAGGTGGAGCGACTCAGCACTCTGCTGCAGAAAACGACCGGCCAGTCAATTCTTGGAAAG GTCCACCTGGGCATGGTGAGGTACCACGAAGCCGGTCGCTTCTGTGAGAAGGACGAGCAGTGGGATCAGGACTCGGCCATGTTCCACCTGGACAGAGCCGCCCAGTGTGGAGAGCTGGAGGCCATCATTGCCCTGGGCCTGTGCTATCTGCAGCTGCCTCATCACATACTGCCAGACATGGAGCTGGAG GATAGCGCAGGAAACAGGATGAAAGGTTTCAAGTATCTCCTGCTGGCGGCTGAGGCTGGTGACAGATCCGCAATGATTATTGTGGCCAAAGCCTTTGATTCAGGAGTCAATCTGTCTGCTGACAG AAAGCAGGATTGGGGAGAAGCGATTCGCTGGTATGACAGTGCATTGAACATGACGGACTGTGACGAGGGGGGAGAGTTTGATGGGACACAGGATGAGCCTCGCCACCTGATGCTTGCCAGAGCAGGAGATATGTTCCAAGAGGGAGGCCACAACCTCACCGCTGACCCACAGAGAGCAG GTGATCTGTTtacagaagcagcagaagctGCCATGGCCGCCATGAAAGGCAGGTTGGCGAACCAGTATTACATGAAAGCTGAAGAGGCCTGGGCGCTGATAGAGGAGGAGTAA